From a single Miscanthus floridulus cultivar M001 chromosome 8, ASM1932011v1, whole genome shotgun sequence genomic region:
- the LOC136477143 gene encoding pectinesterase-like, which translates to MASASASTSPRAAAPQLLLVLSLLLAAAASASSLLPPNNAHPAAKAREEGGGVSAGLISTLRETLDAIRGVTSIISSFPIGGGILGGDLRLTSAVADCLDLLDLSSDELSWSMSTTSDDEYSPAEAGAGAGGRLVGTGDARSDLRSWLSGALGNQDTCKEGLDQTGSPLASLVATGLDAVTSLLADGLGQVAAAAASSSRRGAGLGAAAPPRWVRARDRRLLQMPVGPGGLPVDAVVAQDGSGNFTTVSAAVEAAPSQSAARHVIYVKKGVYRETVEVKKKKWNLMLVGDGMGVTVISGHRSYVDGYTTYRSATVAVSGKGFIARDLTFENTAGPSKHQAVALRCDSDLSVFYRCAFEGYQDTLYAHSLRHFYRDCRVTGTVDFVFGNAAAVFQNCSLLARRPLPDQKNSVTAQGRLDANMTTGFAFQFCNVSAHADLLDGTTNATAAAAPPTQTYLGRPWKQYSRVVFMQSYIGDLVRPEGWLAWDGDFALDTLYYGEYINTGPGAGVAARVKWPGFHVMTSPAEAGNFTVERFIEGNMWLPPTGVKYTAGLTS; encoded by the exons atggcgtcggcgtcggcgtcgacgTCTCCGCGCGCCGCAGCACCTCAGCTCCTCCTCGTGCTCTCcctgctgctggctgctgctgctagtGCCTCGTCCCTGCTTCCCCCGAACAATGCACACCCGGCGGCAAAGGCAAGGGAGGAGGGCGGCGGCGTCTCGGCGGGGCTGATCTCCACGCTGCGCGAGACGCTGGACGCGATCAGGGGCGTGACGTCCATCATCTCGTCGTTCCCCATCGGCGGCGGCATCCTCGGCGGCGACCTCCGCCTGACCTCCGCCGTCGCCGACTGCCTCGACCTCCTCGACCTCTCCTCCGACGAGCTGTCGTGGTCCATGTCCACCACTTCGGACGACGAATACAGCCCCGccgaggcgggggcgggggcgggcggcCGCCTCGTCGGCACCGGCGACGCGCGGTCCGACCTGCGGTCCTGGCTGAGCGGCGCGCTCGGGAACCAGGACACCTGCAAGGAAGGCCTAGACCAGACCGGCTCCCCGCTGGCCTCGCTCGTCGCCACGGGGCTCGACGCCGTCACCTCGCTCCTCGCCGACGGCCTCGGccaggtcgccgccgccgcggcctcctcctcccgccgcggcgccggcctcggcgccgccgccccgccgcggtgggtgcgcgcgagggaTCGGCGGCTGCTGCAGATGCCCGTGGGGCCCGGGGGCCTGCCGGTGGACGCCGTGGTGGCGCAGGACGGGAGCGGCAACTTCACGACGGTGAGCGCGGCCGTGGAGGCGGCGCCATCGCAGAGCGCGGCGCGGCACGTGATCTACGTGAAGAAAGGCGTGtacagggagacggtggaggtgaagaagaagaagtggaaccTGATGCTGGTCGGCGACGGCATGGGCGTCACGGTCATCTCCGGGCACCGCAGCTACGTCGACGGCTACACCACCTACCGCAGCGCCACCGTCG CTGTGAGCGGCAAGGGCTTCATCGCGCGTGACCTGACGTTCGAGAACACGGCGGGGCCATCGAAGCACCAGGCCGTGGCGCTGCGGTGCGACTCGGACCTCTCCGTCTTCTACCGCTGCGCGTTCGAGGGCTACCAGGACACGCTGTACGCGCACTCGCTCCGCCACTTCTACCGCGACTGCCGCGTCACGGGCACCGTCGACTTCGTCTTCGGCAACGCCGCCGCCGTGTTCCAGAACTGCTCCCTCCTCGCGCGCCGCCCGCTGCCCGACCAGAAGAACTCCGTCACCGCGCAGGGGCGACTCGACGCCAACATGACCACGGGATTCGCCTTCCAGTTCTGCAACGTCTCCGCCCACGCCGACCTCCTCGACGGAACGACcaacgccaccgccgccgcggcgccgcccaCGCAGACGTACCTCGGCCGGCCGTGGAAGCAGTACTCGCGGGTGGTGTTCATGCAGTCGTACATCGGCGACCTGGTGCGCCCCGAGGGGTGGCTCGCGTGGGACGGGGACTTCGCGCTCGACACGCTCTACTACGGGGAGTACATCAACACCGGCCCCGGCGCCGGCGTCGCGGCGCGGGTCAAGTGGCCCGGGTTCCACGTCATGACCAGCCCCGCCGAGGCCGGCAACTTCACCGTCGAGCGGTTCATCGAGGGCAACATGTGGTTGCCGCCCACCGGCGTCAAATACACCGCCGGCCTCACGTCCTGA